In Cedecea neteri, a single genomic region encodes these proteins:
- a CDS encoding HdeD family acid-resistance protein encodes MIQIALLLFGVDFMRSRVKYLILLGSLWSLLGLAIFLDGLDGVTYFPLRFFGLLLLLESLVTLSIASGGVGAQKAVLYFKGGIFCFVSLLILSNQPYSNLLLAIVFGFAYFVIGLFVIFSAWIVRFPHWKGTLTTGLAQIVFAFFMFSPWPTHYKATVSFFLGTLMIFSGIHTVRLALRVARLREGTSVFDLLVPAGIGVEVKKGTNIKPNLAEPANVDFREPLTVHIWTPEGTASASTIPRPVINRYIAAVDSEGVISTGHAALEVPPDLYISLYPAEDIDRSPAEFLNTLKATRDNDVPGTYQPDYATESAEWCQSDRKIYFHHYNGKALQRFWSAYKLTKTYNLTYRNCSSSVAYALEASLDGVLSKHTRSWLSILRTLAMPELWIAAQVRKRATSMAWTPGLVMDYARALRSIVHPVPEPWYQRVTFKWRDSSKAGE; translated from the coding sequence GTGATTCAGATTGCGTTGTTACTGTTCGGCGTCGACTTTATGCGCTCCAGGGTTAAATATCTGATCCTGCTGGGGAGTCTTTGGAGCCTGCTCGGACTGGCTATTTTCCTGGACGGTCTGGACGGCGTGACGTATTTCCCGTTGCGCTTTTTTGGCCTGCTTTTGCTGCTGGAAAGTCTGGTAACGCTGAGCATCGCTTCCGGCGGAGTCGGAGCGCAAAAAGCCGTGCTTTACTTTAAGGGGGGGATTTTTTGTTTCGTCTCGCTGCTTATCTTATCCAATCAGCCCTACAGCAATTTGCTGCTGGCCATCGTGTTTGGTTTTGCGTATTTCGTCATTGGCCTGTTCGTTATTTTCTCGGCGTGGATTGTACGTTTCCCCCACTGGAAGGGCACCCTGACCACCGGTTTAGCGCAAATTGTATTCGCCTTTTTTATGTTCAGCCCCTGGCCTACGCATTATAAAGCTACGGTATCGTTCTTCCTGGGAACGCTGATGATTTTCAGCGGGATCCATACCGTACGTCTTGCACTTCGCGTTGCAAGGCTGCGAGAAGGTACCTCGGTCTTCGACCTTTTAGTGCCTGCAGGAATAGGTGTTGAAGTGAAAAAAGGCACGAATATCAAGCCTAACCTCGCCGAACCCGCGAACGTTGATTTTCGTGAACCGCTAACCGTACATATCTGGACCCCGGAAGGTACAGCCAGCGCGTCAACAATTCCACGCCCGGTCATCAACCGCTATATCGCCGCAGTAGACTCCGAAGGTGTTATATCGACGGGCCACGCCGCGCTTGAAGTCCCGCCTGATCTTTACATCAGCCTTTATCCTGCAGAAGACATTGATAGATCGCCTGCCGAGTTTTTAAATACGCTTAAGGCCACACGCGACAATGATGTGCCGGGAACGTATCAGCCTGACTATGCCACTGAATCCGCAGAGTGGTGCCAGTCAGATCGCAAGATCTATTTCCATCATTACAATGGCAAAGCCTTACAGCGTTTCTGGAGTGCCTACAAGCTGACAAAAACTTACAACCTCACCTACCGTAATTGCTCGAGCAGCGTTGCTTACGCTCTTGAAGCGTCGCTGGATGGCGTGCTTTCAAAACATACGCGAAGCTGGTTGTCCATACTCAGAACGCTCGCCATGCCCGAGCTCTGGATAGCCGCCCAGGTGCGTAAACGTGCCACTTCTATGGCCTGGACTCCGGGGCTGGTGATGGATTACGCCAGAGCACTACGCAGCATCGTTCACCCTGTCCCCGAGCCATGGTATCAGCGCGTCACCTTCAAGTGGCGCGACAGCAGTAAGGCCGGGGAATAG
- a CDS encoding DMT family transporter → MLNTYVILAISICAETLATTMMKASDGFSRLVPSVVVVVGYAISFYGLSQVVKTMNIGIAYAIWAGMGIFLVSVMSFLFYKQKLDLPAIAGMLFIAVGIMIIQLFSKSVTH, encoded by the coding sequence ATGCTTAATACTTACGTTATCCTTGCCATCTCTATATGTGCAGAGACGCTGGCGACCACCATGATGAAAGCCTCTGACGGGTTCAGCCGTCTGGTTCCCAGCGTGGTGGTGGTTGTGGGCTATGCAATTTCATTCTATGGCCTCTCCCAAGTGGTGAAAACCATGAATATTGGTATCGCCTATGCGATCTGGGCGGGGATGGGAATCTTCCTGGTTTCGGTGATGTCATTTCTGTTTTATAAACAAAAACTCGATCTTCCGGCTATCGCAGGCATGTTGTTTATTGCCGTGGGCATCATGATTATTCAGCTTTTCTCAAAGTCTGTTACCCACTGA
- the mtfA gene encoding DgsA anti-repressor MtfA — protein MIKWPWKASDSSAAPALPWEQALAIPVLASLSETEQQKLIGLADRFLQQKRLVPLQGFELDDLKSTRIALLFCLPVLELGIEWLDGFHEILLYPAPFIVDDEWQDDFGLVHSQRVVQSGQSWQQGPIVLNWLDVQDSFDASGFNLIIHEVAHKLDSRNGDRASGVPLIALRDVAGWEHDLHAAMDSIQDEIDMVGENAASIDAYAATDPAECFAVLSEYFFSAPQLFTPRFASLYQRFCQFYGQDPLQRLVERENFPGTAGNTVH, from the coding sequence ATGATTAAGTGGCCCTGGAAAGCAAGTGATTCAAGCGCCGCTCCCGCGTTACCGTGGGAGCAAGCGTTAGCCATTCCCGTACTGGCATCACTCAGTGAAACCGAGCAGCAGAAATTAATTGGCCTTGCGGATCGTTTTTTACAGCAAAAACGGCTGGTGCCGCTGCAGGGTTTTGAGCTGGATGATTTGAAATCCACGCGTATTGCGCTGTTGTTTTGCCTGCCGGTGCTGGAACTGGGCATTGAATGGCTGGACGGTTTCCACGAAATCTTGCTCTACCCCGCGCCGTTTATTGTGGATGACGAATGGCAGGATGACTTCGGCCTGGTGCACAGCCAGCGCGTGGTGCAGTCCGGGCAAAGCTGGCAGCAGGGGCCTATCGTTCTGAACTGGCTGGACGTGCAGGACTCCTTCGACGCCTCCGGCTTTAACCTGATTATTCACGAAGTAGCTCACAAGCTGGACAGCCGCAACGGCGACCGCGCCAGCGGTGTGCCGTTAATTGCGCTGCGGGACGTGGCGGGCTGGGAGCACGACCTCCACGCCGCGATGGACAGTATCCAGGATGAAATCGACATGGTGGGCGAAAATGCCGCCAGTATAGACGCCTATGCCGCCACCGATCCGGCAGAATGCTTTGCCGTGCTTTCCGAATATTTCTTCAGCGCGCCGCAGCTTTTCACACCGCGTTTCGCCTCTCTTTACCAGCGCTTTTGCCAGTTCTACGGGCAAGATCCACTCCAACGGCTGGTTGAGCGTGAAAACTTCCCCGGCACTGCCGGAAATACGGTGCATTAA